A window of the Cannabis sativa cultivar Pink pepper isolate KNU-18-1 chromosome X, ASM2916894v1, whole genome shotgun sequence genome harbors these coding sequences:
- the LOC115705674 gene encoding uncharacterized protein LOC115705674 codes for MVNQLENLVESIKSKVRALKSKKPKKSYIKMDKSSSVKVEIRSRKARKLIDKTLKVADRPGKRTVT; via the coding sequence ATGGTGAACCAGCTGGAGAATCTTGTGGAATCGATCAAATCGAAGGTGAGAGCTTTAAAGAGTAAGAAGCCGAAGAAGAGTTACATCAAGATGGACAAGAGCTCAAGCGTTAAGGTCGAGATCCGTAGCAGAAAAGCCAGAAAACTCATCGATAAGACTCTCAAGGTCGCCGATCGTCCTGGCAAGCGTACCGTCACTTGA